The Leopardus geoffroyi isolate Oge1 chromosome C1, O.geoffroyi_Oge1_pat1.0, whole genome shotgun sequence sequence atgctaagcgaaataagccagtcactggaagacaaaaattgtatgattccacGTGTATGAGTTATCGACATAGTCAAGTCCGTAGAATCAGAGTGGAGTGGTGGTTGCCGGGGGTGAGGCGGTGGGGTTATTACCAGGCATAAGTTTCGGTCAAACTAGAGGAATATGCTGTAGAGATGTGCTGCACAACATTGTACCTACAATCAACAATAATATTGTgtccttaaatgtttagtaggCAGTAGATCTTACgttgtgttctttccagaataaaatttttaaaaatgtaaaatcctaAACAACCATTCACATAGTTAAATGAGTGAGTTCTGGTCCCCCATACAACGGAGACGCTGAAGGAGAAAGCCAATGGCTCAGGCAACAGTTACACAgtattcagcaaaaaaaaaaaaagtgcaggccCTGTGTGGGGTGTGAtcatatttttgtaaaagaaaaaaaaacaaatagaatacaCGGGCACCCCCAAGCCTCCTCCCCCGGCAGGTTTGAAAGTGGAAACACCGAGCCTCCAACAAAGGTTGGGACAGTGATTGGGGTAAACAGAGCAACATCCTTGATGTGGTCTCCACTTTCTAATCTCCTGAACTTTTCAAACGCattttggttttataattttgaaaagaaaagcagtatttctcaaatattatGCCCCACTGGCTCCTCCTCCAGGAACAGAAGTGTATTCAGGGTGGTCTTCTCCCACTCGTGGGGGGTGATCTGCACAGGGTCAGGCTCTGCTGGAGGGGGGGACCAACAGTAGGCACAGACCGACCCGGAAGAGAATTGTTTTCCTGATGGGTGGGTTCAGCTCACAGCGGAACAGTGCAcctgaggtggtggggagggggcggggctgacGGAACAGCTTAGGGCCCAGGAGTTCACACCTGTGGCCCCTGGGAGGACAAGCCACTGAGGGCCACAGGGTCTGTGCTGCTCCTCCGCTCTCCCCTCTGGGGTCCCAAGGGACTTGTGGGCTTTGGTTCCTGGCTCTGTGGGTGAGGGGGGATCAGACAAAGGGTGGTGAGAGGGGACCCGGGAGAACCGGGGGTCCCAGCGCACTGCAGAGGCCAGAAGACAAACAAACACCTAATTGGCCATTCAAGGCTCCAAGTCCCAGCTGTGCAGGTGGAGAGATCTTCCCAATCAGAAGGACGTCAAGGTGCAGGTGCCTTAATATGCTACCTGGTTGACGCAAcaagatgaggaagctgaggtgaGCGGAGACCATTCCCTCCCCCGCCTCCTGTAGCAAGACCCAGGAGCTTCCTGTAGCCCGAACATGGGGCACCCGGCCAGACTCTCACTGGCACCCCAggtgccctcccctgccccgtcCCCACTCTCTCTTCATTGCACAGGAAGCCGGAGCTGAGTGAGGGAGGGTGAAAGTCCTCCGTGCCCACCGCATTACCATCCGTACAGACGTGGGTCAGGAGCTCGGGAGACCCTGGGAGAGAAGGTACCAGCCGTGTGATCTTGAATGAGTCATGACCCTCAGCTGGAAAAGGTAAGGTCAACACAGCCACCCCTCACGGCTGCCGGGGGTGAGAGGACACTGGGTGTGTAAGGGAGGCATGAGGGCTGTGGTCTACAGTAAGCACTCAGGGCCCGCTGTCAGCAGTGAAGTGTTGACCACACTCCTGCTCTGGCCAGCCCTGTCCCAGGCTTCAGGATCATTTCAACCCCCTTTAGGAACAGGtttttattacaatgagaggaTCGCAGCATCAGTCTCCTTCATGGCCTTAAATGCGTTTCTCAGGCTCAGATCGGTACCACCAGACTACTGAGCACATGCTTCTAAGTGTGGGGGACGGAAATGAATTAGACCAAGTCGGACCCTGGGGATCTCACGGCTCTGCGGGAATGCAGATGTGGAAGCAAACACCTGCAATTTGATGTGACAAGGGCAGTGAGAGGGGCGTGACCAGGTTGCTGatggcacagaggaggaaacagtcACACCAGAGAGGTGATGGAGAACTCAGGGGAGATGTGCAAGCCGGTCACACCCACAGGGTGGACGttctgggcagaaggagagaactGGAGAATCAGCCGGGCATGATCTCTGGGTTGGAGCCGAGGTCtcccggcagcctgggagcaaGACCTTTCTGGGGGTCCCTTCCAGGTGACGGGGGCCCTTCAGGTGACGGGGATGCTGTCACCTCATTTGCATTAGGGAGCAATAGAATCTGAATGGAGGACTGGACGAGTCCACACAGGGAGCTCCGTGTGGGGAACAAAGCAGGGAACGGACAGGCTGGAGCTCATGGTCAAACCTCGGCAGCCAGTCAGGTGAGAGAAGGGCCTGGAGTCGACAGGAGGGGCGGAGGCAGAAATGGTGGATGGGGATTGGCAGGGCACAGCACAGCACGGAGGTTGCAGGGGAGGGTGTGGGCGGGGTCTGGGGTGGCTGGTGGTGGTGACATCCTTAGCCTGGGCGTGAGCGTGTGAACAAGCAGTTTTGAACAGGATGACCTAGGTTGTGACCATTTGGAAATatgggttgagagagagagagagagagagagagagagaagtgtgagTCAGACACGTAATTATCAGCTGTTCCCAAAGTGCGGTCCCCGGGCCAGCATCATCATGCTGTGCTGCTTCAGGTGTGGTCGTGTTTCCTCTCGGATGGCACGTCACCAGACAGAGACACCGCAATTCACTCCTGTCGCTTCCCGTTCATAGCTGTCGTGATCAGTGCTGCAGAGAAGTCTTATGCTGGTctctgcacgtgtgtgtgcatttctGTTGGGTAAATACCTTCGACGGGGAACGTGAAATCATAGGTCAGGCCAGGTAGCTTCAACGTCAGTAGAAAATCCAAACTTCTTGTCTTCATTTGCAATCCCTTCTGGTTTGCTCTGGACCTCGACACCACTGGTTATGGCCCGTCTGCTTAATTTAGACATTTGAGGGGGTGCACAGTAGTCCCTCATTAACGTGTGAACTTACTTTCTCCTGGGCTTAGCACGTCGTgcacattttcaaatgtttgcgGCACATTTGGctcctcttctctgtgtgtccttctccaAGTCTCTTGCCTGTATTTCtactgggttgtctttttgtttgtgtagGATGATTCATGTGTTGCGCAGACAAGCCATTTGTCCGTTCATATACAACAAGTATGTCTTCCCAAGCTGTGGGTTCCCTTCACGCTCTCTGAAGACTGTCTCGATTTTCACGCAGTTCACAAGGAATTTCCTTTATGCCTGGTAATTTTGCTCTTTGCTTAGGAAATTTGGCGGAAGCCCTCTCCCGCACTGAGGCCCTGAGGGTCTCCTGTACTGGCTTCCGGAGTCTTCCCGGCTTTGCCTTCAAATATAGATCTGCAGTCAACCTGCAATTGTTTTTTCGTGTGTGGTATGAGGTCAGAGCCCAAGCCCACTTTTAACAAACGACTTCCGGCTGTCCCAGATTTTCTCACTCTTCCATAGCACTACCCACCTGTTTGGTAAACTGGGCGTCTAGGTAAGCACTGAtttccaggctctgttctgttccatcgGCAGACGGCCTCTCCTCTGCCACCAACATTGTGTCATGACCGCTACTTACGAGTCGCTATCTGGTGGCGCAAATCCCGCCACGCTGCTTCTCTTCTCAAGAATGTCTTGGATGTACTTGGTCCTGCACATTTCAATATACATTTGAGGATCAGCTTTTTAGAGTCCACAAGTAAAAATCACTGGGATCTCCTGGAGTCGCTTCAGTGTGGGGGGATTGGCATTCGTGTTGGGAACCTGGCACATCCTTCCACGTTACTTAAATCTCCTTTGGTTTCTCTCATCAGTTTCACGCAAAAAGGTTCTACACGTATTTGGCAATGGATGGTTGTGGGTTATCGAAACGATATCACTTTTGAGTTTCCTCTTCTAGCTGTTTGCTGCAGGTCCGTGAAAATGGTGTTCATCTTACATACTGATGTTGTTACTTAGCAAGCCTTCCAAATTCACACGTTGATTTTAATAACTTACCTGTAGCTTCATGTGGATCTTCTATGTACACGATCATACCATGTGTTATCATTGgcagttttttattctttctttctgagcctTATAATCACTGTTGGCGGTCTTACCTTTCTGCATTGACTGGAATGTCCAGTACAGTGTTGAAGGGAACTGCGGAGAGGGACAACGGAAAGTTTTCAGTGTTTCATCACGGAAGACGTGTGCGGTTAGCCTCTCATAGCTACGCTTTATCAGGGCCTCTCTAATCGGATATTGATTTTCTTCcattgctttctctgcatctattgagaggatatgATTTTCCTCTATTCTGTTATGGTGGTGACGTACATCAATTTCTGAATATTAATCTTGCATTCTTGGAATACAAACAACTTGGTTGTAGACATactataatttttatgtattatatatatgcatattagaTTTCATTTGGTAATTCTGCTTATATACTTATGATTgagaagagagatttttaaaattttcttacacTGTCGTTGTCAGATTTTGGCATTAAGATTACCCATGCATCATAAAATAACATGGAACGTTGTCCGTCTTCTATTCTTTTGACGATTTTGTGTAATATTAAGGATTTTGGTAAATATGGTCAAATTTGGTAGAAGTGTCTTTCCTTTCACAAGTAAAGCCACCTGATCCTGGAATCTTTTTCATGGCAAGATTACATTTATGGATAACTATGAGCTTTCAGATCTTCTACTTTGGTGGTCAGCTTTGGTGGGTGATATTCTTCCAGTAGTTTTCCAATTTCGTCAACATTTCAAGTGTATTCACACAAAATTATTCATGACATCCTCTCAGGATCCACTCTGTGTTTTTAGGATCGTGGTGAGACCTTCCTTTCATTCCCAGCATCAGtatttctgccttctctcctcatCCTTCCAGAGTCTTGTGATGCTGTCCGTCTTTTCAAATAATTACCTTCGGTATAATGTCTCTCTCCTGTTTGCTGGCTTTCTACTTAATACATTTTGTTCTTTACTTTCTTCCCTGCTATTTTCTTGGGACTTCACCCAATAATCTTTTTATTACAACATTTTCAGATGAATACTGAGCTCTCgatttcctgcttttcttcttttctaacatatgTATTTAAGCCTATACATTTCCCTTTAAACACTGACTTGGATGCATCCTAGCTACTATTTTTGTTACTTATCTTATgcaattttcaaatttcaaaattattgtttAGACCTGTGGCTTATTTAGAAGttatgttttaagttaaaaaaaaacacatgaaggtTTTAAAATGCTCTATCCGTGATTTATGTTAGGTTTACTTTAAATTGCACACAGATATATTTTGCATACCTTCAGTCCTTTGGAATTTGTTGAAAGCTGCTCAGTGTCCAGAATGTAGTCCATGTGTGAATCTGCTCTTTGTAAACCTGAAAATAGTGTGCAGGTACATTACATCCTTTGATGGCTGGATACGGAAGACGTGCCCATTTTTGCTTTGTATATATTGAGGCTCTTCTGTTAGATAGTTGCACGTTAAACATTGTTGGTTGTCTTCTTAGTGAACCAAATGTTTTGTCATCACTAGAAAGTGTCCTCTTCTCAATTACTGCTTCCTGTCTTGAAGTCTACTTTAGGATTAGTATAGCAACTCTAGTTTTCGATGTTTTTTTGCTGAAATGTTAGTTTGCTGTGTATCTTTccatcagttatttaaaaaaaaattttttataaatttatttatttttgagacagagagagatagagcatgagcagggagaggcagagagagagggagacacagaatccaaagcaggctccaggctccgagctgtcagcacatggcctgatgtgggtctcaaacccatgaaccatgagatcatgacctgagcagaaatcaagagtcggacactctggggcgcctgggtggcgcggtcggttaagcgtccgacttcagccaggtcacaatctcgcggtccgtgagttcgagccccgcgtcaggctctgggctgatggctcagagcctggagcctgtttccgattctgtgtctccctctctctctgcccctcccccgttcatgctctgtctctctctgtcccaaaaataaataaacgttgaaaaaaaaaaattaaaaaaaaaaaaaaaaaagagtcggacactcaaatgactgagccacccaggcacgccatgTTGTCTATCTTTTCTTAACAGTCTTCAGCAAGAAGTTTAGTTTGACTTACTTAGTCTGCCAGTACAGAAGGTGTAATTCCCCTGGTGAGGCCTGAGGCTCATGCCATTGCACAGAAATGGGAACCTCCCCATGGTCTACTTTCAAGATTTTGTGCTGGAGGGATTTCAGGGTGGCCTGGAGACCCAGGCTCTGCTCTTTGCTGTTCTCCTGAACCTGTACATGGTAATTGTGATGGGGAACCTCACTATTATCATGGTCATCACCTTGGATGCCCGCCTGCACTCTTCTTCCTCATCTGTCATTGCCCCCAGTGCCCCGGCCAACTTCTCCCCACCCAAGGTCATCACCTTTGCTGTGCCACCCAGTTATTCCTCATCTCCTTACTGGTCACCACTGAAGGCTTCCTCCTGGGCGTCATGGCCTGTGACCATTTCATGGCCGTCTGCAGCCCCCTGTGCTACCCTATCACCATGTGCCACTCCCTACACTCACCTGGTGCTGGGCACCTACTGTGGAGGCTGCCTCAACTCTGTTGCACAGACCAGCCTCCCATTCTGCCTCCCATTCTGCAGCTCCAACTGCATCAACCACTTCTTCTGTGACGTGTCCCCTCTGCTCCAGCTCGCCTGTGGCAGCACAGCCATCAACGAACTTCTGTTTGGCATCTGTGGGCTCATCATTGTGGGTGTGACATTTATAGTCCTCATCTCCTATGGCTACATCACAGTGACCATCCTGAGGATGCGCTCAGGAGCTGGGAGACGCAAGGTCTTCTCCACCTGTGGCTCCCACGTGACTGTAGTGACTCTCTTTGTTGGGACTGTCTTTGTCATGTATGCCCAGCCAGGAGCCATTGAGTCCATGGAGCAGGGCAAGGTGGTCTCTGTCTTCTACACGTTGGTCATCCCAATGCTCAATCCTCTCATCTACAGTCTTCGAAACAAGGATGTGAAGGAGGCCCTGTGGAGGCTGGGCCAGAGACACATGGTCACATGAAGGATGTGCTGGTGGGAGACAGTGTCCTACAGGTTGGATGGAGACCTCAGAGAGACACTGAAATGTGAGGACCCCTTCAGACCTCTTCCACTTCCAGAAGGAATTAGATGTGTTAAGAAATTCACTCATTTACGCATTTGATCAATGTTGCTTGAAAGTGTTTAATGGACCACATGTTTACTAAGTCTGAAATGTATAGACAAATAAGGATGTTCTTCACCCCAAACTAAATGTTCAAGGAAGGAGCATAACTTGAATCACATGAATATAGAGCAATCTCTGGGCATCAAGACAGGGGTGGCATCATGGTTCTCTGGGCAATCCATGGGATTCaacaagaaagaagtcaaatgaTTGTGCATCTTGATcaaactgggaagaaaaaaatgtttgcatcACAGCACCTCCACTCTCCTGTCCTCCAGATGCAGGGCCTTGTTGTCTCTTGTTGGCCAGACATGAGCATTAACTAAAAGGGGCACCTGCCCCCATTTACCTCTCATCAGCCTGTCCTCAACACCATCGCCAGAGATACCTgtttaaaacaatcatttaatGCAAGGCCAAGGCACTCCCTATGGTGGGTTTGGCTGGAGTGGTTCAGGTCTGACTACAGGGCGTCTCTCACAGAGGAGCCAGGTTGCTGGTCTGAGGCAAATGTACTGGTTTCGTTCAGGGAAGAAGATCCCTTGAGCTCTGCTTCATGGTACCAAGCAGGGGAGACACTGTCACTAGAAAAGACGACCCAGAGCTCTAGCCAGGACATCCACCTTCCTAGTCACAGGTCGAGAGACATGAAGTACAAACAGatagatataatttttatctatCTGCGGAAAAATGCTCAAATCACACCCAAACAGGGAGTTCCCCACCCAGGTCAAGAAAAGAAACCTACCCAGTTTCCACAACACCCCTCCTACCCCCTTCTGGTTAACGCCTATCCTGCCTCTGATGCACAGATTGGTTTTGCCTGCCGTGAACTTCCTATGAATAGAACCACACAGCGTTCcttcttttgtgactttttttccctGCTAATATTCTCTTTGTGAGATTAATCCTTGTGACTGTATATAGTAGGAGTTTGTTAATTGTCACTAACgtataaatttaattatatggAGACACCATTATTTGTCCGTCTTACTgctgatgaacacttgggttgtttccatttattgGCTTTTTTACAAAAATGCTGCTACgaaattcttttacatgttttgttttgttttgttttgtttgttttgctatgaGTAAATTCCTGTTGGGCATTCTTAGTGGACTTGCTCATCTTTTTGGATAACTCaagttttccaaaaatgttaCAGCAATCTTTGTTCCCAGAAatagtgcacaagagttcctgtTGCTGCATATTATCACGAATAAGTCATGTTGTCTGTCTCACCaattttaaccattctggtgGGCATGAAGCCACCATGATATGTGGCCAACGGGCTGACCAGATTACCATATAATTAGCAGCAATTTGGATGTCCTTTTTGGGGAAGTATATATGCTTTGCTCATTTCTTACActgtactgtttttctttttcatagtgatagtagaattttttttctatattctggataGGAGCCCTTTATCAGTTTtaggatttgcaaatatcttcgcCCTCTTTGTAGCTTCCACATTTGTACttgtattgattaaaaaaaatttttttttgataatcaGAAGTTCTTAAATTTACTCAGTAAAGTTAATTTACCAACCATTTCCTTCATGGTTACTTTATCCTATGGCATGTTTAAAGAACTATTGCCCATACTAGATCAAAAAGATATTTCTCTATGTTATCTAGTAgaagttttcttcctttgtcttttataTTAGTATCTATAATCCACATGGAGTTAacttttttgtggtttttgtgaTGTAGGGGTTAtttcgggtttttttttccatatggttatcctactgaccttttttttttttaacgtttatttatttttgagacagagagagacagagcatgaacgggggagggtcagagagagggagacacagaatctgaaacaggctccaggctctgagctgtcagcacagagcccgacgcggggctctaactcacggaccgcgagattatgacctgagccgaagtcggccgcttaaccgactgagccacccaggcacccccctactgacctttttaatatacatacacatatacgtTTTTCCCCCACTATGTAGTGTCACCTTTGTCATAAACCAAGTGTCCCTATATACAGAAGTTGGTGTGTTTCTAGAGTCTTATTCTGTCTCGTCATGCTATTTATCTATTCTTGTCctattttataatgtattgtttcatgtttaaaaagtaaaatatcataaGCTCttcaatatatatgaaaataacaaatgatGTGCAATatctttagaaatataattttaaatgctattgaaatatagaaaagaactgagtagggtgcctgggtggctcagtcggttgagcatccaacttcagctcaggtcatgatctcactccatgagttcaagccccacatcaggctcactgctgtcactttggatcctctggccccctcactctcttcccctcccccactcacactctctctctcaaaaataaatattaaaaaaaaagaactgagtaaATGGAGAActatactatgttcatggataaGAAGTTTTAACATAAATATTCTTATGCAATATAGCCAATATACTCAATGCTGTCTTAATcctaacatgatttttttttatagtactgGACAAGTGATTCTACAATTTCTACATGGAAACTAACTATAAGAATAACCAAACCTACATGAAAAATTAGAGCAAAGAGAAGGAATATGCCTTTCTTACCTAGAACTCTCCCACAATCAAGAGCACACCAGGTTCAATCATGAATGCACCCTAGGCAGAGGCCCTGACATTTCTGGCTCTCAGTCCATTAACCTTTTCCATGCTCTCCCTGCCCACCATGGCTTCTCTGCAAATAACTGTTCCAGCCTCAGACCAAGCAGTTTATCAGGGCCCCTGGAAAGGGCTTCTAACTGTGCCTCAGCCTCAGGCTCAGGAGGGGTGATCCTTATGGTGAGGCTAATAAGACCAAACCCAGAGAAGTCTGGCCATGTTGGCACTCTCTCTGGACAATCACAGTCCCCCCCTTGTTCCAGGAAGCCAGTGCTCCTCTTGTAACAAGTCTGCAACAGTACCTAGAATGAACCTCCTTCCTAGTTTGCTGGCTACACCTCATCTTGTTTCCCTCtgccctacccccccacccccacagtccCTGCATCCAACTCCAGGTCAAATCTACGTACTTTTCTGCATGTCTTCTCCCCACTGTGGATACTCCTAGCAATGCATCTCCCATGTTACATGAAtggtaactgtgtgtgtgtgtgtgtgtgtgtgtgtgtgtgtgtgtgtgtgtatgcatgcacatgcactttCCTCAAGGACTGAGATCACATCTCAGTTGTCTCTGTAGCCCTGTTCCTGGCACCTGGTGGATGCTGAAGGTTGGCCGAACCGAAATGAGTTACCCAAACTGCCTCGCCATCAGCAGAGTAGGTCATCATGAATTTTGCTAAAAACGTGGGGCCATCAGGCACTTCCATCTTTACCTCCTTCCTCTATCTTCTGGGATGAATCGTCCCTAACCTGCTGAAGACTCAACCCTATGCTGGGTGTGGGCTCCTTCAGGACTCCCTGTCAACAAGCATTGTCCCTCTACTTAATtttgacctttcttccttcctgattcaTTCTCTTCAGGCTTCAAAGGTGTGCAAAGACCTCTTGTCCCTCCCTTTAGCCCAGACATCTCTGTGGCCTGCTTATATCTCTCACTCACTCCCCATGAACGTTTTTTAAACTCATACTCTGCACTCACTGTCTCTGCCTGTGCTGTCCTCCATCCCTTTGCAATCATGCCTCTGCACCCAGCACTGCATCTAATTGCTGGCAATGGTGTCTCCAAGTCTGATGGACACTTTCTGGTCCTTATCAGTGATGGCCCAAGTGTAacccttttcttctttgaaagcTCCTCTTCCTTTAATGTCTAGGACATGTGGCAACCTCTGTTCTTTCCAAATGCCTCAGATCATTCCTACCCAGACACTTGTGTTGGGCCCTGTCTTTCATTCCATTTAAATGCTGGTGCCCCCAGGGAGCTGCTCTTGCCCCTCTCTCCAGGGTCCACCACCTCAGAGGTCACTGTCTCCACAGGAGACAATCTCATCCCATCTCATCTATCCACACCCATAATGCACAAATACTACCTCAACAGCTCAGTGATTCTCACATATGAAAACTGCCATGAAACTATCACCCAGGTCAAGACTGAAACGTTCTCAGAACCAAAGGGGCTAatttctgcctttccccagtTAATTCTCTGCTCCTAGGATGACAGCCATTCTGATCTCTAATAACAtaattttctctgcttttgaacctcataaaaatggaattaaacacTGTGTCCTCTTTTGTCTGGCTTGTTTGGCTCAGCACAATGCCATGAAAGTCCTTCATGCTGTAGCACGTCCCAAAGGTTCACTCTTTCCCACTGCTGCACGGTACTTTATCACATAAACACACAACCTACTTATCCTCTCTACTGTTGATGACCACTTGAGCTGTTCCCTTTGGGGCTATCACAATTCAAACTGCCATGAACAACTTTTTGCATGCCTTTTGATGGTCATAAGCACTCATGTGTGTTGCAACTATGCCAGTGAACTGTTCACTGGGGCCTGTTTAATGTTAGTAGATAATGTCAGttatatggaaaatttcaaagaatcTACGAAATATCCCATAGACCAATAAATAAGTttagcaaagtctcaggatacatagccagaatacaaaatcaatcaTATTTGTATAGATTAGTAATCAACAGTtggaatttgaaaatttaaaagtacaataGCTTCACATTTTACAACAGTATCAGCAGTATCACAGAAATGAAATGCTTCAGTATAAACATACCAAAATAAGCACAAGATATATTTGTGTAAAATTATaaagactgatttaaaaaattaaggaaagccTAAATAAAGGGAGACATAAATTGTGTTCATGGAATACCCTATACTGTTAAGATATCCCTTCACCCGAAtttgatctgtagattcagtACAAACCTGATCAAAATcccaataggttttttttttttttttaattttttttttcaacgtttatttatttttttgggacagagagagacagagcatgaacaggggaggggcagagagagagggagacacagaatcggaaacaggctccaggctctgagccatcagcccagagcctgacacggggctcgaactcccggaccacgagatcgtgagctggctgaagtcagacgcttaaccgactgcgccacccaggcgccccccaataggttttttaaagatattgatgaactaattctaaaatttacatagaaaGGCAAATAGTTCTACTAGTTATCTATTGTTGGTTAATAAATT is a genomic window containing:
- the LOC123599889 gene encoding LOW QUALITY PROTEIN: olfactory receptor 12-like (The sequence of the model RefSeq protein was modified relative to this genomic sequence to represent the inferred CDS: inserted 3 bases in 2 codons), translated to MPLHRNGNLPMVYFQDFVLEGFQGGLETQALLFAVLLNLYMVIVMGNLTIIMVITLDARLHSSSSSVIAPSAPANFSPPKVITFXCATQLFLISLLVTTEGFLLGVMACDHFMAVCSPLCYPITMCHSLXTHLVLGTYCGGCLNSVAQTSLPFCLPFCSSNCINHFFCDVSPLLQLACGSTAINELLFGICGLIIVGVTFIVLISYGYITVTILRMRSGAGRRKVFSTCGSHVTVVTLFVGTVFVMYAQPGAIESMEQGKVVSVFYTLVIPMLNPLIYSLRNKDVKEALWRLGQRHMVT